A DNA window from Hordeum vulgare subsp. vulgare chromosome 1H, MorexV3_pseudomolecules_assembly, whole genome shotgun sequence contains the following coding sequences:
- the LOC123450602 gene encoding GDP-mannose 3,5-epimerase 1, with translation MGSTDETGTPYGEYTYAELERELYWPSEKLRISVTGAGGFIGSHIARRLKSEGHYIIASDWKKNEHMTEDMFCHEFHLADLRVMDNCLKVTTNVDHVFNLAADMGGMGFIQSNHSVIMYNNTMISFNMLEAGRINGVKRFFYASSACIYPEFKQLETNVSLKEADAWPAEPQDAYGLEKLATEELCKHYTKDFDIECRIGRFHNIYGPFGTWKGGREKAPAAFCRKAQTSTERFEMWGDGLQTRSFTFIDECVEGVLRLTKSDFCEPVNIGSDEMVSMNEMAEIVLGFEDKKLPIHHIPGPEGVRGRNSDNTLIKEKLGWAPTMKLKDGLRFTYFWIKEQIEKERTEGKDVARYGSSKVVSTQAPVQLGSLRAADGKE, from the exons ATGGGGAGCACCGACGAGACTGGAACTCCCTATGGCGAGTACACCTATGCTGAGCTGGAGAGGGAGTTGTACTGGCCATCCGAGAAGCTGAGAATCTCGGTTACTGGAGCTGGTGGTTTCATTGGATCCCATATTGCTCGCCGCCTGAAGAGTGAGGGGCACTACATCATTGCCTCTGACTGGAAGAAGAACGAGCATATGACCGAGGACATGTTCTGCCATGAGTTCCACCTTGCTGACCTCAGGGTCATGGACAACTGCCTTAAGGTCACCACCAACGTCGACCATGTCTTCAATCTTGCTGCTGATATGGGAGGCATGGGGTTCATTCAGTCCAACCACTCTGTTATCATGTACAATAACACCATGATCAGTTTCAACATGCTTGAGGCCGGGCGTATCAACGGTGTGAAGAG GTTCTTCTATGCCTCGAGCGCATGCATCTACCCTGAATTCAAACAGCTTGAGACAAATGTGAGCTTGAAGGAAGCTGATGCCTGGCCTGCTGAG CCACAAGATGCCTATGGCTTGGAGAAGCTCGCGACCGAGGAGCTGTGCAAGCACTACACCAAGGACTTTGACATTGAGTGCCGTATTGGCCGTTTTCACAACATTTATGGTCCCTTTGGAACATGGAAAG GCGGTCGCGAGAAGGCACCAGCTGCCTTCTGTAGAAAGGCTCAGACCTCCACCGAACGGTTTGAGATGTGGGGTGATGGTCTACAGACTCGATCGTTCACTTTTATCGACGAGTGCGTCGAGGGTGTTCTGAG ATTGACAAAGTCAGACTTCTGCGAGCCCGTGAACATTGGAAGTGATGAAATGGTGAGCATGAACGAGATGGCTGAGATTGTTCTCGGCTTCGAGGACAAGAAGCTACCCATCCACCACATCCCTGGTCCAGAGGGTGTCCGCGGCCGCAACTCTGACAACACCCTCATCAAGGAGAAGCTTGGCTGGGCCCCCACAATGAAGCTCAAG GATGGCCTAAGGTTCACCTACTTCTGGATCAAGGAGCAGATCGAGAAGGAGAGGACCGAGGGGAAGGACGTCGCCCGGTACGGATCATCCAAGGTGGTGTCCACACAGGCACCGGTGCAGCTGGGCTCCCTCCGCGCGGCTGACGGCAAGGAGTAA